Proteins found in one Schistocerca serialis cubense isolate TAMUIC-IGC-003099 chromosome 5, iqSchSeri2.2, whole genome shotgun sequence genomic segment:
- the LOC126482285 gene encoding clavesin-1-like isoform X3, with translation MTHNGKYLVITAEEVAYVREQLGTNEEDIKTSVTSLREWLRMQPHLPDAVDDSVIERMYINCKCSMEKVKLGLDAYFSLKHKFPELLMNRDAEESDFQFAMEHFKMMIMPRLTKDAYRVHVWTAVDEDSTNIIWPQYGKIVTGALEVLLAEDYSLGDVIIFDLANVNAGHIVRADINLIRNLELCYKTAYRRRLKGLHLVNASKILHSIMKIVKLALSEKLQKRVFAHLPGSTTLFDYVQRDCIPDELGGTAGPVDNFACKQLL, from the exons ATGACACACAACGGCAAATACTTGGTGATCACGGCTGAGGAGGTGGCGTATGTCAGAGAGCAGTTGGGCACCAACGAGGAGGACATCAAGACGTCTGTGACGTCACTCCGAGAATGGCTCAGGATGCAGCCACACTTACCCGACGCCGTAG ATGACTCCGTCATTGAGCGAATGTACATCAACTGCAAGTGCAGCATGGAAAAGGTGAAACTGGGATTAGACGCATACTTCTCCCTCAAACACAAATTTCCCGAGTTACTTATGAACAGAGATGCAGAAGAAAGCGACTTCCAGTTTGCAATGGAGCACTT TAAAATGATGATCATGCCACGACTCACAAAGGATGCATATCGCGTGCACGTCTGGACCGCAGTGGACGAAGACTCGACCAATATAATTTGGCCCCAGTATGGTAAGATAGTGACCGGTGCACTGGAAGTTTTGTTGGCCGAAGACTACTCTCTTGGAGATGTCATCATCTTTGACTTGGCCAACGTGAATGCTGGACACATCGTGCGTGCAGATATCAACCTTATCCGCAATCTTGAACTCTGCTATAAG acTGCTTACCGCCGGAGGTTGAAAGGACTTCACTTGGTGAATGCATCGAAGATTCTTCATTCAATCATGAAAATAGTGAAGCTGGCGCTATCTGAAAAGTTGCAAAAGAGG GTGTTCGCGCACCTTCCAGGATCGACAACTCTGTTCGACTACGTGCAGCGTGACTGCATACCAGACGAGCTGGGAGGCACTGCTGGACCCGTTGACAACTTTGCCTGTAAGCAGCTACTCTAA
- the LOC126482285 gene encoding clavesin-1-like isoform X1 yields MTHNGKYLVITAEEVAYVREQLGTNEEDIKTSVTSLREWLRMQPHLPDAVDDSVIERMYINCKCSMEKVKLGLDAYFSLKHKFPELLMNRDAEESDFQFAMEHFKMMIMPRLTKDAYRVHVWTAVDEDSTNIIWPQYGKIVTGALEVLLAEDYSLGDVIIFDLANVNAGHIVRADINLIRNLELCYKTAYRRRLKGLHLVNASKILHSIMKIVKLALSEKLQKRVFAHLPGSTTLFDYVQRDCIPDELGGTAGPVDNFAYVVTKTTNREWLLERDKYMSDESKRPAENHNGDIYGIAGSFKKLSVD; encoded by the exons ATGACACACAACGGCAAATACTTGGTGATCACGGCTGAGGAGGTGGCGTATGTCAGAGAGCAGTTGGGCACCAACGAGGAGGACATCAAGACGTCTGTGACGTCACTCCGAGAATGGCTCAGGATGCAGCCACACTTACCCGACGCCGTAG ATGACTCCGTCATTGAGCGAATGTACATCAACTGCAAGTGCAGCATGGAAAAGGTGAAACTGGGATTAGACGCATACTTCTCCCTCAAACACAAATTTCCCGAGTTACTTATGAACAGAGATGCAGAAGAAAGCGACTTCCAGTTTGCAATGGAGCACTT TAAAATGATGATCATGCCACGACTCACAAAGGATGCATATCGCGTGCACGTCTGGACCGCAGTGGACGAAGACTCGACCAATATAATTTGGCCCCAGTATGGTAAGATAGTGACCGGTGCACTGGAAGTTTTGTTGGCCGAAGACTACTCTCTTGGAGATGTCATCATCTTTGACTTGGCCAACGTGAATGCTGGACACATCGTGCGTGCAGATATCAACCTTATCCGCAATCTTGAACTCTGCTATAAG acTGCTTACCGCCGGAGGTTGAAAGGACTTCACTTGGTGAATGCATCGAAGATTCTTCATTCAATCATGAAAATAGTGAAGCTGGCGCTATCTGAAAAGTTGCAAAAGAGG GTGTTCGCGCACCTTCCAGGATCGACAACTCTGTTCGACTACGTGCAGCGTGACTGCATACCAGACGAGCTGGGAGGCACTGCTGGACCCGTTGACAACTTTGCCT ACGTTGTTACGAAGACGACCAACCGTGAGTGGCTTCTGGAAAGAGACAAGTACATGTCAGACGAGAGCAAACGCCCCGCCGAAAACCACAATGGCGACATCTACGGCATCGCAGGATCGTTTAAAAAACTGTCCGTGgactga